One Ancylothrix sp. D3o genomic window, CTCTAAGCCAGACGGCAAGTATCGTGTCCGCCACGTTGAAGTTGGTATTGAGGTTCATGTCAGTAAGGGGGGTGGAACGGATAACCCTTACGCTCACGTCTTACAAGTTCTGCTCAACGGTGAACCATTCGACCCCAGCAGACATAACCCAATTCCTGCCAATACTGCTACTCTCGAACAAAGACAGCAAGCTCTCCAGAAGCTTTATGCTACTGAGCTGACTGCCTATGGTCAGGTTGACTCCTATCTTCAGGTGGCAATTGGTCCACGACCGAGTTGGGGTATTGCCTATCGTCAGATGGAACCTATTACAGAACCAGCAACGGGGGGTGTCGCATGAGTATTACTACCACACTCTATGACTATGCCCTTCAGTGGCTTGCCAAGCTGCCCAAAGCTGCCAAATTAGTTCTTTGGCTCGACCCTCATACCTTACTGGAAATAGCAGACGATCTAGTTGATAATCGAGGCAAGTCCTGGCAAATCGTTTCCTATCGAGGAGATGACTTTCGCTTTCGTGCCACTCTCAACCAATTAGACAACACTCAACCTCTAATCATCTGGATACGTCCCCCCATTGGTAAAACCAGCGCTTTCCTCGACCTGACGTATCTGGCAGATTTCCTCAATCGTCACGATGGTATGCTTGACCTGCGCCTAGAAAGTGTTCTCGGAGAGCTGACACCCTACAAAGCTTGGCCAACTGACTTGGTTACCCAAAGTAGCACAGTTGTTTCCTGCTTAGGAGCCTTGGCTACAGCGGCAAAACTCTTTCACCAATTCACTAGCAAATCTGTCCTCAACAGCTACAACCTAAAGCTGCTGCTTTTGCATATCCGTCAACCAGAATTGCCCCTAGAGCTACTGTGTAACATCTCAAGTCAAAGACCAGCCGAACTCCTAGCCTGGTATCTGCGAATCATTCTCGCCACGTCTAACAATGACTCTAACCCTGGTTTAGTTGAACTGGCTGCCAGTCTTTCTACCCCTACTGAGTTTCTGGAACTTTCAGCAAGTGACTTAATCCGCTTAGCCTACGCCTACCATACAACAACAACACTACAGGCACCCCACGCTGTCGATCGCCTCCTCTGGCTACCCCGTCTGTCCAGCGACCACCTGAAAATCCTCCAATCAACTCTGACACTGCTTCAACAAGATCAAACAAGCTGGAAAGCTTTATTGAACAGAGCCGAGCAACTTCTGACATTTGAACAACTCAGCGATCTAGTTCAGCAGTTGATAGCTATAACGCAAGAAATTGCTAGCCGAACTGACCTCTCAGGAATTTGGGTGGCAGCAGTCTGTATTGCTATTGAGGAAGGCAAACTCCTGGAGGAATTTGACGTTGCTGTTTACACTCCTCGTTCGCTCCAAGGTGACTACTGCGATGTAGCTCAAACCCTGCAACAAGCCCTAGCAGTAAGTCAAAAGGTAGACATTCATCTATCTGAACAATGTCCTACCTTTAATGACATCTTTACTTTACTTGACTGGTATCGCAATCAGAATATCCACACTCAGGAATTGGAAATCTCCCGTACCATCCGTAGTGTTCTCAAACTGAACCAACTTCCAGGACAATTGCGGGAGAAAATCATTGAGCAACTCCAGAATCTGCGAGCGCACTGGCGAGACTTCCTAAACCTCTTAGATGAAAAATTAGCTGACCTGGTAACAGGCACTCAGTGGTCTAAATTTTGCCATCATCCCCGTCACTCAACTCAATTTCTCTCAGATATCTTGCCGTCTCAGTTGCCCAGAGACAGCCGCGTCTGGTTTCTAATTTTTGATGGAATGCGGCTAGATTCTTGGGATTTGGTAGTTCGCCCAATTCTGGAAGACCACTTTCAAATCACCGAAAAGCTTTATCTGGCTTCCCTACCTTCAATCACTGATATTGCTCGTGTTGCTCTGATTGCAGGTGGAACACCAGATAAGTGGAAAAATGCTTCAGGTCTGA contains:
- a CDS encoding PglZ domain-containing protein; this translates as MSITTTLYDYALQWLAKLPKAAKLVLWLDPHTLLEIADDLVDNRGKSWQIVSYRGDDFRFRATLNQLDNTQPLIIWIRPPIGKTSAFLDLTYLADFLNRHDGMLDLRLESVLGELTPYKAWPTDLVTQSSTVVSCLGALATAAKLFHQFTSKSVLNSYNLKLLLLHIRQPELPLELLCNISSQRPAELLAWYLRIILATSNNDSNPGLVELAASLSTPTEFLELSASDLIRLAYAYHTTTTLQAPHAVDRLLWLPRLSSDHLKILQSTLTLLQQDQTSWKALLNRAEQLLTFEQLSDLVQQLIAITQEIASRTDLSGIWVAAVCIAIEEGKLLEEFDVAVYTPRSLQGDYCDVAQTLQQALAVSQKVDIHLSEQCPTFNDIFTLLDWYRNQNIHTQELEISRTIRSVLKLNQLPGQLREKIIEQLQNLRAHWRDFLNLLDEKLADLVTGTQWSKFCHHPRHSTQFLSDILPSQLPRDSRVWFLIFDGMRLDSWDLVVRPILEDHFQITEKLYLASLPSITDIARVALIAGGTPDKWKNASGLTITNHNILAAKKLGISYERRQQDLQIVVRSETLERQLRLGLGEEDAKKYNILIYNVSDDWIHNWRDDLASLNDFIQKTLVESVLPDLIARINPQDIVVLSSDHGFVELSREDGIEITHLDNHNIRYRYLKTTVPTYGKGISYGSSEYTYEVAVGRQWFKRSDSNRIDRFTHGGITLDEMVVPGALLKPITQPIRKLELLDLPSQLVDTEDQEIKLVLSVLNSGTQRSSFLFNWRIDDNPPQVIQEELAAGDRIPLTLSFFAQLGQQLLTVELLDSKGTRLAVHRIPLQVSTRRDKVEFSDPLAGLDFDD